In Rutidosis leptorrhynchoides isolate AG116_Rl617_1_P2 chromosome 2, CSIRO_AGI_Rlap_v1, whole genome shotgun sequence, one genomic interval encodes:
- the LOC139889322 gene encoding uncharacterized protein: MAAINNPSFIVEVGEEHYPYPSHVNAPSLVTVKLSGKEKYDVWKTQIVINVASSGIVALLLTGGRTAHSRFAIPIDPTDESFCRILPNSNLAALIRRAKLIIWDEAPMVKRICVETMDRSFRDICRTINPDNIDKPFGGKVVVFGGDFRQVLPVITQGKREDIVNASLNSSYIWDHVTVLKLTINMRLSSVPLDDGISDVEMPEDVLINDVQDPIGSIIASIYPDYLQNLGNPTYYQERAILAPTHEYANVINDRMMESLDGEARTYLSSDSICQSSRDADFNSELYTMDYLNSISIGGLPKHALTLKVGVPVMLLRNIDQSGGLCNDTRLQVIELCDKVIKAKILTGTHVGKLTAISRMLIVPSDKRIPFRFQRRQFPVAVCFAMTISKSQGQSLSNVGLFLPKLTGLHYESEDCWTLLLEIKFR; this comes from the exons ATGGCAGCCATTAATAATCCAAGTTTTATAGTAGAAGTTGGAGAAGAACATTACCCATACCCATCTCATGTCAATGCACCAAGCCTTGTTACTGTAAAGCTGAGTGGTAAAGAAAAGTACGACGTATGGAAAACACAAATTGTCATCAATGTTGCTTCCAGTGGTATAGTCGCATTATTGTTAACTGGTGGAAGAACTGCACATTCTCGATTTGCAATTCCTATTGACCCTACCGATGAATCTTTTTGTCGCATCTTGCCCAACAGTAACCTTGCTGCATTGATAAGAAGGGCTAAGTTGATTATATGGGATGAAGCACCAATGGTTAAAAGGATTTGTGTAGAAACTATGGATCGTTCCTTTCGTGACATATGCAGAACTATTAATCCAGATAACATTGACAAACCGTTCGGAGGTAAGGTTGTAGTTTTTGGGGGTGATTTCAGACAAGTGTTACCTGTTATAACTCAAGGCAAAAGAGAGGATATTGTGAACGCATCACTTAACTCATCGTACATATGGGATCATGTAACTGTTCTGAAACTAACAATTAATATGCGTCTTTCATCAGTTCCTTTAG ACGATGGAATTTCTGATGTGGAAATGCCCGAAGATGTATTAATAAATGATGTCCAAGATCCAATTGGATCAATTATAGCTTCTATCTATCCAGATTATCTTCAAAACCTTGGAAATCCAACTTACTATCAAGAACGTGCTATTCTTGCTCCAACACACGAATACGCTAATGTCATAAACGATAGGATGATGGAATCACTGGATGGCGAAGCACGGACATATTTGAGCTCGGACAGCATATGTCAGTCTTCTAGAGATGCAGACTTTAATAGTGAGTTGTACACAATGGACTATTTGAACAGCATCAGCATTGGTGGATTACCTAAACATGCACTAACACTTAAAGTTGGAGTACCTGTTATGCTTCTTAGGAACATTGATCAATCGGGTGGACTGTGCAACGACACCAGGTTGCAGGTCATTGAACTATGTGACAAGGTTATTAAAGCTAAAATTTTGACCGGTACACATGTTGGGAAACTTACAGCTATTTCAAGGATGTTAATTGTACCTTCAGACAAACGAATTCCGTTTAGATTTCAGAGGAGACAGTTTCCGGTAGCGGTATGCTTTGCTATGACTATCAGCAAGAGCCAAGGACAATCATTATCGAATGTTGGTTTATTCCTACCGAAACTG